One segment of Gilliamella sp. ESL0441 DNA contains the following:
- a CDS encoding PTS sugar transporter subunit IIC, translated as MSIELTAIVLALIAMLANGEYLLGSSMLSRPLVTCTLAGLVMGDITQGIVIGATLELAFVGSFSIGASIPPEIISGSILGTAFAIGAGKSTEIALALGIPIASLVLLVKNLCFLFILPYFVHKADKYASEGNGKGMDRMNLLGGFFSINLPIGLVVGLSYLFGSSAVNGLLEMIPKFIIEGLGIATGLLPAFGFAMLMKIMIKKTNATFFIFGFALAVYMKVPVTGVAIFGGCLALILTGYSAFNGKKMITEESGQKLSTTMGNAVVAQEIDYENEEF; from the coding sequence ATGAGTATCGAATTAACAGCTATTGTTTTAGCTTTGATTGCGATGTTAGCCAATGGTGAATACTTATTAGGTTCATCAATGTTATCCAGACCACTTGTTACTTGTACTTTAGCTGGTTTAGTCATGGGCGACATCACACAAGGTATTGTTATTGGTGCTACATTAGAACTCGCATTTGTAGGTTCGTTTTCTATTGGCGCTTCTATTCCACCCGAAATTATATCAGGCAGTATACTGGGTACCGCGTTCGCCATTGGGGCAGGTAAAAGTACCGAAATTGCTTTGGCGTTAGGTATTCCTATTGCTTCATTAGTTTTATTGGTTAAAAACTTATGTTTTCTTTTTATTCTTCCTTACTTTGTTCATAAAGCGGATAAATACGCCAGTGAAGGCAATGGTAAAGGTATGGATCGAATGAATTTATTAGGTGGATTCTTTTCAATCAATCTGCCAATCGGTTTAGTCGTAGGACTTTCTTATCTATTTGGCAGTTCTGCGGTGAATGGTCTATTGGAAATGATACCTAAATTTATTATTGAAGGACTAGGTATTGCAACTGGTTTATTGCCGGCATTTGGATTTGCAATGTTAATGAAAATCATGATTAAAAAGACCAATGCTACCTTCTTTATTTTTGGTTTTGCACTTGCCGTTTATATGAAAGTACCCGTTACCGGTGTGGCAATCTTTGGGGGATGTCTTGCGCTCATTTTAACGGGTTATTCGGCATTTAATGGCAAAAAGATGATTACAGAAGAAAGTGGGCAAAAACTCAGTACCACTATGGGAAATGCGGTAGTTGCACAGGAGATCGATTATGAAAATGAAGAGTTCTAA
- a CDS encoding PTS sugar transporter subunit IIB yields the protein MIKLLRVDHRLLHGQVVVSWFENVGANTILVANDVVANDELRKSAIRLAKPENAKLVMKSIDDSIEAINSGVTDKYQMLIVVESVADAEKLIRATQGKVTSLNLGGTKPREGTKNYSKTINLTDTEADLLTGLQQDGIEIYIQQVPSESKQKFEK from the coding sequence ATGATTAAATTATTACGTGTAGATCACCGTTTATTACATGGTCAGGTAGTTGTTTCATGGTTCGAAAATGTTGGTGCAAACACTATTTTAGTGGCTAATGATGTCGTGGCTAATGACGAATTACGTAAATCTGCTATTCGTTTAGCTAAACCAGAAAATGCAAAATTAGTGATGAAGTCAATTGATGACAGTATTGAGGCGATCAATTCAGGCGTAACAGATAAATATCAAATGTTAATTGTCGTTGAATCCGTTGCAGATGCTGAAAAACTCATACGAGCCACGCAAGGAAAAGTCACTAGCCTAAATTTAGGCGGTACTAAACCTCGAGAAGGGACAAAAAATTACTCTAAAACAATCAATTTAACTGATACTGAGGCGGATTTATTAACAGGATTACAACAAGACGGCATTGAGATCTATATTCAACAAGTCCCAAGCGAATCAAAGCAAAAATTTGAAAAATAG
- a CDS encoding GntR family transcriptional regulator, which produces MKLFEKLALQLMEQISTGQYSVGAELPPEGQLQKDYDVSRTTVRKAIDRLVEKNMVVRKKGVGLFVAPTLSTQTILEMTGIIKPQAYSNHKKQIKEAYLRQAGCYYSQLLKIKSTELIYFIGFLEIATNSVTKTIFLLPLTNFPDFQLSIIKVLSALEIINSGKKKVDKLEQDLQLMVANAELSKQLRININAPFFKITNHYFDINNEPIALEYKFASNTKYVVDFT; this is translated from the coding sequence ATGAAGTTATTTGAAAAATTAGCACTCCAATTAATGGAGCAGATAAGTACAGGACAATATAGTGTGGGTGCAGAGTTACCGCCAGAAGGTCAGTTGCAAAAAGATTATGATGTCAGTCGAACCACAGTCCGTAAAGCGATTGATCGTTTAGTTGAAAAAAATATGGTGGTCAGAAAGAAAGGGGTTGGATTATTTGTCGCTCCTACACTTTCAACTCAAACGATTTTAGAAATGACAGGCATAATTAAACCTCAAGCTTATTCAAATCATAAAAAGCAGATCAAAGAAGCCTATCTCAGGCAAGCAGGTTGTTATTACAGCCAATTATTAAAAATAAAATCAACGGAACTTATCTACTTTATTGGTTTTTTGGAGATAGCAACAAATAGCGTAACGAAAACCATTTTTTTGCTACCGTTAACTAATTTTCCTGACTTTCAGCTTTCCATTATCAAGGTACTATCAGCACTTGAAATCATTAATTCGGGAAAGAAAAAAGTCGATAAATTAGAGCAAGATTTGCAATTGATGGTAGCCAATGCTGAACTTTCCAAACAATTACGTATCAATATTAACGCCCCATTTTTTAAAATTACTAATCACTATTTTGATATTAATAACGAACCGATTGCGCTTGAGTACAAGTTTGCTAGTAATACTAAATATGTGGTCGATTTCACCTAG
- a CDS encoding GntR family transcriptional regulator, with product MEYRDIAVKTEVEEQIRANPKIISQIKTERGLAEYFGVSRTTVRRALSDLMMEGDVFQEDHHLPNHTVFEMNMLKMSSFTEECQKEDDVHIKIKVLSNDIIPMPTELNTFFKSNQRLIRIARQRLLNKTPLSYEISYLPSKKFKDLVKQDLNDVSLYEYLKTHFHVIPSHGREEIAYEVALNDKAKYLAITEGTPIYKVSSYSYDHDFEPFEHTDQYLIGNRFKYHLSAKNIFNYQEEYK from the coding sequence TTGGAATACCGTGATATTGCAGTCAAAACTGAAGTCGAAGAACAAATTAGAGCAAATCCTAAAATAATCAGTCAAATAAAGACAGAAAGAGGGCTTGCCGAATATTTTGGGGTAAGCCGAACGACAGTTAGAAGAGCATTAAGTGATTTAATGATGGAAGGTGATGTTTTTCAGGAAGATCACCATCTCCCTAATCATACTGTCTTTGAAATGAATATGCTAAAAATGTCTTCGTTTACTGAAGAGTGCCAAAAAGAAGATGATGTTCACATCAAAATTAAAGTACTCTCTAATGATATCATCCCAATGCCTACCGAATTAAACACCTTTTTTAAATCAAATCAGCGATTAATCAGAATAGCAAGACAACGTTTATTGAATAAAACTCCGTTATCTTATGAAATAAGTTATCTTCCTTCTAAAAAATTTAAAGATTTAGTTAAACAAGATTTAAATGATGTTTCGCTTTATGAATATTTAAAAACACATTTTCATGTTATACCCAGTCATGGTCGAGAAGAGATCGCATATGAAGTCGCTCTCAACGATAAAGCCAAATATTTAGCAATTACTGAAGGCACACCTATCTATAAAGTATCAAGTTACAGTTATGATCATGACTTTGAACCGTTTGAACACACCGACCAGTACTTAATTGGTAATCGATTTAAATATCACTTATCTGCAAAAAATATCTTTAATTATCAGGAAGAATACAAATGA
- a CDS encoding serine dehydratase subunit alpha family protein has product MDKFGQQLQWQALIELIKHEVLPALGCTEPISLAFASAVATQYIDKSKIKKIEAYVSPNLMKNGMGVTVPGTGMVGLPIAAAIGAIGGDADAGLEVLKKITSQQLIQAKKMLTDNKVSVHIAENHKAIYSEANIYTETDHVRVCVENSHTNLVLIEKNSEIIYQSDSDCADQLNQNPIIKQMSVKSIYEFATYANFDDIKFILQAAKLNNALSEEGLKREYGLSIAATLHEHTKNGLMADDLLSKVIIRTTAASDARMGGATLPAMSNSGSGNQGITATMPVVVVAEHLKASQEQLARALILSHTIAIYIHSKYPPLSALCAASTAAMGSAAGMAWLLGKREYEPVDMAICSMIGDLSGIICDGASNSCAMKVSTSVSSAFKAVLMALNRIRVTGKEGIVCDSVETSINNLGAIVSNSMKATDTQIIHIMSHKV; this is encoded by the coding sequence ATGGATAAGTTTGGACAACAATTGCAATGGCAGGCATTAATTGAACTAATAAAGCATGAAGTTTTACCAGCACTTGGTTGTACAGAACCTATTTCTCTGGCATTTGCTTCAGCTGTAGCAACTCAGTATATAGACAAAAGCAAAATAAAAAAAATAGAGGCTTATGTTTCCCCTAATTTGATGAAGAATGGAATGGGTGTCACTGTTCCTGGTACTGGTATGGTTGGCTTACCTATTGCTGCTGCGATTGGGGCTATCGGTGGTGACGCTGATGCTGGTTTGGAAGTATTAAAAAAAATTACTTCACAGCAACTTATACAAGCAAAAAAAATGCTTACCGATAATAAAGTTAGTGTCCATATAGCTGAAAATCACAAAGCTATCTACTCCGAAGCTAATATTTACACTGAAACAGATCATGTTAGAGTTTGTGTTGAAAATTCACATACCAATTTAGTTTTAATCGAAAAAAATAGTGAAATAATTTATCAATCTGATTCGGATTGTGCCGATCAATTAAATCAAAATCCAATAATAAAACAAATGTCGGTAAAATCTATTTATGAATTTGCTACCTATGCAAATTTTGATGATATAAAATTTATTTTACAGGCTGCTAAATTAAACAATGCTTTATCTGAAGAAGGGTTAAAACGAGAATACGGATTAAGTATTGCGGCTACATTACATGAACATACAAAAAATGGATTAATGGCGGATGATTTACTGTCTAAAGTGATTATTCGCACCACAGCAGCATCTGATGCTCGAATGGGCGGAGCTACATTGCCAGCAATGAGTAATTCAGGTTCTGGTAACCAAGGTATTACGGCAACCATGCCTGTTGTTGTTGTGGCTGAACATTTAAAAGCCTCTCAAGAGCAATTAGCCAGAGCGCTTATTTTATCGCACACCATAGCAATCTATATCCATAGTAAATATCCGCCATTATCTGCGCTTTGTGCCGCTTCAACTGCTGCTATGGGCTCAGCAGCAGGAATGGCATGGTTGTTAGGCAAAAGAGAGTATGAACCGGTAGATATGGCTATTTGTAGTATGATTGGGGATTTATCTGGTATTATTTGTGATGGTGCATCTAATAGTTGCGCTATGAAAGTTTCAACATCCGTATCTTCAGCTTTCAAAGCCGTTCTCATGGCTTTAAATCGTATTCGGGTCACCGGTAAAGAAGGGATTGTGTGTGATAGCGTTGAAACGTCAATTAATAATTTAGGGGCAATTGTCAGTAACAGCATGAAAGCCACTGATACACAGATTATTCATATCATGTCGCATAAAGTTTAA
- a CDS encoding response regulator transcription factor: MNILLIDDDVELSQMLSEYLTNEGFNIKSVYLGKDGIEEALSGKYRAAILDVMLPDINGIDVLKSIRQQCNMPVIMLTAKGDNIDRVLGLELGADDYIPKPCYPRELLARLRAVLRRFDERSVETVDDKKYHFNGLVLDLPQRLCTWNGQVIDLTSTEFNLLVLLVKHSERVVTKEELSEIGLGRARELYDRSVDVHISNIRQKLHQVAQNVVTIETIRAVGYRIR; this comes from the coding sequence ATAAATATTTTATTAATTGATGATGATGTTGAATTATCACAAATGCTTAGTGAATATTTGACCAACGAAGGGTTTAATATCAAAAGCGTTTATTTAGGTAAAGATGGTATCGAAGAGGCACTATCAGGCAAATATCGAGCAGCTATCCTTGATGTGATGTTACCCGATATTAATGGTATTGATGTTCTAAAAAGTATCCGTCAACAATGTAATATGCCAGTTATTATGCTAACGGCAAAAGGTGACAATATCGATCGCGTTTTAGGCTTAGAACTCGGTGCTGATGATTATATTCCTAAACCATGTTATCCACGCGAATTATTAGCGAGATTGCGTGCTGTTTTGCGTCGCTTTGATGAACGTTCAGTTGAAACCGTCGACGACAAAAAATACCATTTTAATGGTTTAGTATTAGATTTACCGCAACGGTTATGTACTTGGAATGGTCAAGTTATTGATTTAACTTCTACTGAGTTTAATTTACTTGTTTTACTTGTAAAACATAGTGAACGGGTTGTCACAAAAGAAGAATTGTCCGAGATAGGACTTGGCCGTGCACGTGAGCTTTATGACCGCAGTGTCGATGTGCATATCAGTAATATTCGTCAGAAATTACATCAAGTCGCACAAAATGTGGTAACTATCGAAACCATCAGAGCGGTTGGTTATCGTATTCGTTAA
- a CDS encoding ATP-binding protein, protein MNRRLFWKILIIFWVIFYLTFQLTWIAFSYYIENKNQRFLNHMPTKVDMIAQLLHVAGENETLNFVAHLPERERVLLSIKLISPQNDQVNIITDELEPPNYIYQRTAVAPDGTLYAVSFREDKDKDDQVKKALFNMPMPILLMGICVGLVFSLFLAWNLTRPMKLLRQGFFRVSQGDLSVRLFNKLKPRRDELSELGKDFDMMVEQLNILISDRQALLHDVSHELRTPLARLQLAIGLAQQNKQNIDNSLARIELESQRLDQLIGEILNYSRAEMNNRTDEYFDLKDLLRVVINDANYEANHQSINVHFISSPIIHSIVKGNSEQIRRAVENIIRNAIRFSKAGQVVEVLLKEVGKYLQIEVKDRGPGVDPNKLSSIFEPFVRIQSPQLGKGYGLGLAIARKTFTMHNGTIQATNRDGGGLIVTIRLPYWRKH, encoded by the coding sequence ATGAATCGTCGATTATTTTGGAAAATACTCATTATATTTTGGGTGATTTTCTATCTTACTTTCCAGTTAACCTGGATTGCATTTTCTTATTATATAGAAAATAAAAACCAACGATTTCTCAACCATATGCCGACAAAAGTCGACATGATTGCCCAATTATTACATGTAGCAGGTGAGAACGAAACCCTCAATTTTGTTGCTCATCTACCTGAACGTGAGCGAGTTTTGTTATCGATAAAACTAATCTCGCCTCAAAATGATCAGGTTAATATCATTACTGATGAATTAGAACCACCAAATTATATTTACCAACGTACTGCGGTTGCACCTGATGGTACTCTTTATGCGGTGTCGTTTAGGGAAGATAAAGATAAAGACGATCAAGTCAAAAAAGCCCTGTTTAATATGCCAATGCCAATTTTATTAATGGGTATTTGTGTCGGATTAGTATTCAGTCTTTTCTTAGCTTGGAATCTAACCAGACCAATGAAGCTACTAAGACAAGGCTTTTTTCGGGTGTCTCAAGGCGATCTTTCTGTCCGGTTATTCAATAAATTAAAACCTCGACGAGATGAACTTAGCGAATTGGGCAAAGATTTTGACATGATGGTTGAACAGCTTAATATTCTAATTTCTGATCGCCAAGCTTTACTTCACGATGTTTCGCATGAACTTAGAACACCACTTGCGCGCTTACAATTAGCCATTGGTTTAGCCCAGCAAAATAAGCAAAATATTGATAATTCCCTTGCTAGAATTGAATTGGAATCTCAACGGTTAGATCAGCTTATAGGTGAAATTTTGAATTATTCACGTGCTGAAATGAACAATCGCACTGACGAATATTTTGATTTAAAAGATTTACTTCGGGTAGTCATTAATGATGCAAACTATGAAGCAAATCACCAATCGATTAATGTCCACTTTATTTCTTCACCTATTATCCATTCAATTGTTAAAGGAAATTCCGAACAAATCCGTCGAGCTGTTGAAAATATTATTCGTAATGCGATTCGTTTTTCTAAAGCAGGTCAAGTCGTAGAAGTTTTATTAAAAGAAGTGGGTAAATACTTACAAATTGAAGTTAAAGATCGTGGTCCTGGCGTTGATCCAAATAAACTATCCAGTATATTCGAGCCCTTTGTCCGTATACAATCGCCTCAATTAGGTAAAGGATATGGTCTAGGTCTTGCTATCGCAAGAAAAACCTTTACCATGCACAATGGTACAATTCAAGCGACTAATCGTGATGGTGGTGGATTGATTGTCACTATTCGCTTACCGTATTGGCGAAAACACTAA
- a CDS encoding M15 family metallopeptidase encodes MKKKLVKYVKISYLIQTLTLLLYSNFTMAQPIPLNKLIGQFDEKIDSNFVALDSTILPVNKKGMYLQKEPTQQLIKAYQAFKKEHPDIPFIIVSATRNYTYQNSIWQRKWGNLSDKLNDPQQIADEILKYSSMPGTSRHHWGTDIDITSVSSEYFQNDKKGIILYKWLQDNLPKYGFCQAFNEGRHGGYQPEEWHWSYKPIASQYIKQYKAILENEPNIITQVLNFIGHDKIDLERLIKEYVLTVNIECY; translated from the coding sequence ATGAAAAAAAAATTAGTAAAATACGTCAAGATTTCCTACTTAATCCAAACATTAACTTTACTTTTATATTCAAATTTTACTATGGCACAACCAATACCTTTAAATAAATTAATTGGACAGTTTGATGAAAAAATAGATAGTAATTTTGTTGCATTAGATTCAACAATATTACCTGTCAATAAAAAGGGCATGTATCTTCAAAAAGAACCAACGCAGCAACTGATTAAAGCCTATCAAGCCTTTAAAAAAGAGCATCCTGATATTCCGTTTATCATTGTTAGTGCAACACGTAATTATACCTACCAAAACTCAATTTGGCAGCGTAAGTGGGGTAATTTGTCAGATAAGCTTAATGATCCTCAACAGATTGCCGACGAGATTTTAAAATATTCATCAATGCCGGGTACTTCTCGTCATCATTGGGGAACAGATATCGATATTACCAGTGTTTCATCTGAATACTTTCAAAATGATAAAAAAGGTATCATTTTATATAAATGGCTTCAGGACAATTTACCTAAATATGGCTTTTGCCAAGCGTTTAACGAAGGAAGACATGGAGGCTATCAGCCAGAAGAGTGGCATTGGTCATATAAGCCTATTGCTAGTCAATATATCAAACAATATAAGGCTATATTGGAAAATGAACCAAATATTATCACACAAGTGTTGAATTTTATCGGTCATGATAAAATTGATTTAGAGAGACTAATTAAAGAATATGTACTAACCGTTAATATCGAGTGTTATTAA
- a CDS encoding bifunctional tRNA (adenosine(37)-C2)-methyltransferase TrmG/ribosomal RNA large subunit methyltransferase RlmN gives MLTPATPNTSVNSSDTINLNTSNLKSEKINLLDLTRQQLREFFISLGEKPFRADQVMKWIYHFGIDDFDQMTDINKKLREHLKTIAEIKAPVIALEQRSADGTIKWALDVGNNQMIESVYIPERDRATLCVSSQVGCALECKFCSTAQQGFNRNLSVSEIIGQVWRASNAIGVTGKLADRPITNIVMMGMGEPLLNLSNVAPAMEIMLDDFGYGLSKRRVTLSTSGVVPALDKLAGMIDVALAISLHAPNDNIRSEIMPINQKYNMAMLRDSILRYLSTSNANHGKVTIEYVLLNQINDSVEHAHELAKYLKNVPSKINLIPWNPFPGAPYSRCSNTRIDRFMKTLMGYGFTVIVRKTRGDDIDAACGQLAGEVVDRTKRTLYKKQNLVQQTI, from the coding sequence ATGTTAACACCTGCTACACCAAATACGTCTGTTAATTCTTCAGATACAATTAATCTTAATACAAGTAATCTCAAAAGTGAAAAAATAAATTTACTTGATTTAACTCGTCAACAATTAAGAGAGTTTTTTATTTCATTGGGAGAGAAGCCATTTAGAGCTGATCAAGTCATGAAATGGATCTATCATTTTGGAATCGACGATTTTGATCAGATGACCGATATCAATAAAAAATTGCGTGAACATTTAAAGACGATTGCTGAAATTAAAGCTCCAGTTATTGCTCTAGAACAACGTTCAGCTGATGGGACTATTAAATGGGCGCTTGATGTAGGGAATAATCAGATGATTGAATCCGTTTATATTCCTGAACGAGATCGCGCAACGTTATGTGTTTCCTCGCAAGTTGGTTGCGCTTTAGAGTGCAAGTTTTGTTCAACCGCTCAACAAGGTTTTAACCGTAATTTATCCGTATCAGAAATTATAGGTCAAGTATGGCGTGCCTCGAATGCCATCGGTGTGACTGGAAAGTTAGCAGATAGACCAATTACTAATATAGTTATGATGGGAATGGGCGAACCATTACTTAATTTATCAAACGTTGCACCTGCAATGGAAATAATGTTAGATGATTTTGGTTATGGTTTATCAAAACGACGTGTAACGCTTTCAACTTCTGGGGTTGTTCCTGCTTTAGATAAATTGGCCGGCATGATCGATGTTGCACTTGCAATATCACTACATGCACCAAATGATAATATTCGTAGTGAAATTATGCCAATAAATCAAAAATATAATATGGCGATGTTACGGGACTCTATTTTACGTTATCTATCAACCTCTAATGCTAATCATGGTAAAGTAACAATAGAATATGTATTACTTAACCAAATCAATGATAGTGTTGAACATGCTCACGAACTTGCTAAATATTTAAAAAATGTTCCTAGTAAAATTAATTTAATCCCATGGAATCCTTTTCCTGGTGCACCTTATTCAAGATGTTCGAATACTCGTATAGACCGTTTCATGAAAACGTTAATGGGTTATGGGTTTACAGTAATTGTCAGAAAAACACGAGGGGATGATATTGATGCGGCTTGTGGCCAATTAGCGGGTGAA